One stretch of Pseudomonas fluorescens Q2-87 DNA includes these proteins:
- a CDS encoding ShlB/FhaC/HecB family hemolysin secretion/activation protein, producing the protein MPVPYKGSARLGKRLLCYAVALVGASAAPFVFALSIPDAGQLLNEHRQTLPSEPRSTEPTPALELPSDRSRPAASGLRVQLKEIYFSGDTELAQAESLQALVRPVLGKTFDHAGLQQLADDLTRYLRGRGYVLARAYLPRQDLTEGKLQIALVKGRLQSGTSRIELNGNTRSSNDRLRQIADAALPEGKVLQVEDLERALLLINDQPGVNAQSALERGTEPGTSRLLINTKQGALFDGGVSMDNYGNRSTGTARANAQVNVNDPLGIGDQLGIGLSKSTGSDIVGGSYNVPLTASGLRLNASASYLRYEVDQEQFRPLDLRGTARSGSLGLSYPLIRSRLQNLNLSATYEYKALEDRGLGTNLRDRELNNFIVALSGNRFDSFAGGGVTDAMVALTLGELDLSGNRDDQFVDSVSAQSDGSFRKFNLRVSRLQSLGVASPWTLFGGVSAQWAGDNLDSSEKFLLGGPAGVRAYPVGEASADQGWLATLELRRNIDLGLPSVTMQGLGFFDTGRVWLNENPWPGSINNAGETNRYDLHAVGLGANVWANDFSVRTAVARTLGNNPGRGESGLDADGRDSRWRAWVQVSYAF; encoded by the coding sequence ATGCCCGTTCCTTACAAGGGTTCCGCTCGCCTGGGCAAGCGTCTGCTGTGTTACGCCGTGGCGCTGGTTGGGGCCAGTGCTGCGCCGTTCGTGTTCGCGCTGAGTATTCCCGATGCAGGACAGTTACTGAACGAGCATCGGCAAACACTGCCGTCCGAGCCTCGCTCTACCGAACCAACGCCGGCGTTGGAACTCCCCTCCGACAGGAGCCGTCCCGCAGCTTCCGGGCTTCGCGTGCAGCTCAAAGAGATTTACTTCAGTGGTGATACTGAGCTGGCGCAAGCGGAGAGTCTTCAAGCGCTGGTCAGGCCGGTCTTGGGGAAGACATTCGATCATGCAGGTCTGCAGCAGTTGGCCGACGATCTCACCCGCTACCTTCGCGGGCGCGGCTATGTGCTGGCCCGCGCCTATCTGCCCCGTCAGGATCTGACTGAGGGTAAGTTGCAGATCGCCTTGGTCAAGGGGCGGCTGCAGTCGGGCACCTCACGCATCGAACTGAACGGCAATACCCGCAGCAGCAACGATCGCTTGCGGCAAATCGCCGATGCTGCGCTCCCGGAAGGCAAGGTGCTGCAAGTCGAAGATCTGGAGCGGGCCTTGCTGCTGATCAATGATCAGCCCGGCGTTAACGCCCAGTCTGCGCTTGAGCGCGGCACCGAGCCCGGCACCAGCCGTCTGTTGATCAACACCAAGCAGGGCGCCCTGTTCGACGGCGGGGTTTCGATGGATAACTACGGCAATCGCAGTACCGGTACTGCTCGTGCCAACGCACAAGTAAACGTCAACGACCCACTGGGTATCGGTGACCAACTGGGCATCGGCTTGAGCAAAAGTACCGGCAGCGACATCGTTGGCGGCTCTTACAATGTGCCGCTGACGGCCTCTGGTCTGCGCCTCAATGCCTCGGCCTCTTATCTGCGGTATGAGGTGGACCAGGAGCAATTCCGTCCGCTGGATCTGCGTGGCACTGCCCGTAGCGGTTCGCTGGGGCTCAGCTATCCGTTGATTCGCTCACGCCTGCAGAATCTCAATCTGTCCGCGACCTATGAATATAAGGCGCTCGAGGACCGTGGCCTGGGTACCAACCTGCGTGATCGTGAGCTGAATAATTTTATCGTTGCCCTGAGCGGTAACCGCTTCGACAGTTTCGCAGGTGGCGGTGTGACGGATGCCATGGTGGCGTTGACCCTTGGCGAACTGGATCTGTCCGGTAACCGCGATGATCAGTTTGTCGACAGCGTAAGTGCCCAAAGCGACGGGAGCTTCCGTAAGTTCAACCTGCGCGTTTCCCGCTTGCAGAGCCTAGGGGTCGCTAGTCCATGGACGTTGTTCGGCGGTGTTTCGGCGCAATGGGCCGGTGACAACCTCGACTCCTCGGAAAAATTCCTGCTGGGTGGCCCTGCTGGTGTTCGCGCCTATCCGGTCGGCGAAGCCTCCGCCGATCAGGGCTGGCTGGCCACCCTCGAGCTGCGCCGCAACATCGATCTGGGTCTGCCAAGCGTCACGATGCAGGGCCTTGGTTTTTTCGACACTGGCCGTGTCTGGCTGAACGAGAACCCTTGGCCGGGCTCGATCAACAACGCTGGCGAGACCAATCGCTATGACCTGCACGCCGTCGGCCTGGGCGCCAATGTATGGGCGAACGATTTCAGTGTCCGTACCGCTGTGGCGCGCACGCTAGGCAACAACCCGGGACGGGGAGAGTCCGGGCTGGACGCGGACGGCCGCGACAGTCGATGGCGCGCCTGGGTCCAGGTCTCATACGCGTTCTGA
- a CDS encoding lipocalin family protein, whose translation MMRLVFVLLAGLILAGCATSGEDPLAPKTVNSVNLKRYQGTWYELARLPMYFQRNCAQSEAHYTLKPDGNVDVFNRCLTSDWQWEEARGTATPQVPGKTDKLWVEFDNWFSRIVPGVAKGQYWVLYVSDDYKTAIVGDPSRRYLWLLSRTPTVKVDVREELLSKARQQGYDTSRLIWRASDRQMAKTSE comes from the coding sequence ATGATGCGGTTAGTTTTTGTGCTTCTGGCTGGCCTGATATTGGCCGGCTGTGCCACTTCTGGCGAAGATCCGTTGGCGCCCAAGACTGTAAACAGTGTCAATCTCAAGCGGTACCAAGGGACTTGGTATGAGTTGGCCCGCCTGCCGATGTACTTCCAGCGCAACTGCGCGCAATCCGAAGCCCACTACACCCTCAAGCCTGACGGCAATGTGGATGTGTTCAACCGCTGCCTGACGTCGGACTGGCAATGGGAAGAAGCCAGGGGCACCGCCACACCACAAGTGCCGGGCAAAACCGACAAGCTCTGGGTCGAGTTCGACAATTGGTTCTCTCGGATCGTGCCGGGCGTGGCGAAGGGGCAATATTGGGTGTTGTACGTCAGCGATGACTACAAGACCGCCATCGTCGGCGATCCGAGCCGTCGCTACCTGTGGCTGCTGTCCCGCACGCCAACGGTCAAGGTCGATGTGCGTGAAGAACTGCTGAGCAAGGCGCGCCAGCAGGGATATGACACCTCACGGTTGATCTGGCGCGCCTCCGATCGGCAGATGGCCAAGACGTCGGAATAA
- a CDS encoding methyl-accepting chemotaxis protein, producing MTRNMKFSHKILLAAALVVAVAFACFILFNDYRQRQSLNISTETSMQELGSLTSRNIQTWVDGRIQLVQSLAQQIAADGSSADSLKRAVGLPAYTGNFQLSYFGGTDGVMFSVPAGNRAADYDPRARGWYKAANNAQQAIVTEPYIAASSGKLVVTVATPVQHQNQMIGVAGADIDLSSISAIINSLNFGGHGYAFIVSAEGKILIHPDSKRVLKTLAEAYPNGAPQVSPGMKEVELDGKAQFISFTHVNGVPGADWYVALVLDKDTALAMLSEFRTSALIAMTIAVVFIIALLGMLIRVLMQPLLTMGRAMHDIAEGEGDLTRRLTIHGQDEFGALGTSFNRFVERIHTSIREVASATGQVNEVALRVVSASNSSMFNSDQQASRTSSVAAAINELGAAAQEIAQNAALASQHSSDARSLAEEGQQVVDKTITAMQQLSAKISDSCGNIETLNSNTVNIGQILEVITSISQQTNLLALNAAIEAARAGEAGRGFAVVADEVRNLAHRTQDSAQQVKKMIEELQVGAREAVVTMTDSQRQSESSVGIANQAGERLGSVTQRIGEIDGMNQSVATATEEQTAVVESINVDITEINTLNQEGVENLQATLRACADLEQQAARLKQLVGSFRI from the coding sequence ATGACCAGAAACATGAAATTCAGCCACAAAATTCTGTTGGCTGCCGCCCTTGTGGTGGCCGTCGCGTTCGCCTGTTTCATCCTGTTCAACGACTATCGCCAACGGCAAAGCCTGAACATCAGTACCGAGACGTCCATGCAGGAACTCGGCAGCCTGACCAGCCGCAATATCCAAACCTGGGTTGATGGTCGCATTCAGTTGGTGCAATCGCTGGCCCAGCAAATCGCGGCAGACGGCAGCAGTGCCGACAGCCTCAAGCGCGCCGTGGGTCTGCCGGCGTATACCGGCAACTTCCAGCTCAGCTACTTTGGCGGTACGGACGGTGTGATGTTCTCGGTCCCTGCCGGTAACCGTGCAGCCGATTACGACCCTCGTGCCCGTGGCTGGTACAAAGCTGCCAACAATGCACAACAGGCTATCGTTACCGAACCTTACATTGCCGCCTCGTCGGGCAAGCTGGTGGTCACCGTGGCGACTCCGGTGCAGCACCAAAACCAGATGATTGGCGTGGCCGGTGCAGACATCGACTTGTCGAGCATCAGCGCCATCATCAACTCCCTGAATTTCGGCGGCCACGGCTACGCCTTCATCGTCAGTGCCGAAGGGAAGATCCTGATCCATCCTGACAGCAAGCGCGTGCTCAAGACACTGGCCGAGGCCTACCCCAACGGAGCGCCGCAAGTCAGCCCGGGCATGAAGGAAGTCGAACTCGACGGCAAAGCCCAATTCATCTCCTTCACCCATGTAAATGGCGTACCGGGCGCCGACTGGTACGTGGCTCTGGTGCTCGACAAAGACACTGCCCTGGCCATGCTCAGCGAATTCCGCACCTCGGCGCTGATCGCTATGACCATCGCCGTGGTATTCATCATCGCCCTGCTGGGCATGCTGATCCGTGTATTGATGCAACCGCTGCTGACCATGGGTCGCGCCATGCATGACATTGCCGAAGGCGAAGGCGACCTGACACGGCGCCTGACCATCCACGGCCAGGACGAATTCGGCGCACTGGGCACCTCGTTCAACCGCTTCGTCGAGCGTATCCATACATCGATCCGCGAAGTCGCCTCGGCCACCGGCCAGGTCAATGAAGTCGCCTTGCGCGTGGTCAGCGCCTCCAATTCCTCGATGTTCAATTCCGATCAGCAAGCGTCGCGCACCAGCAGCGTGGCCGCGGCGATCAATGAGTTGGGCGCCGCCGCCCAGGAAATCGCCCAGAACGCAGCCCTCGCCTCGCAACATTCCAGCGATGCCCGCAGCCTGGCCGAAGAAGGTCAACAGGTGGTGGATAAAACCATCACAGCCATGCAGCAGCTGTCGGCCAAGATCAGCGACTCGTGCGGCAATATCGAAACCCTGAACAGCAACACAGTGAACATCGGCCAGATCCTGGAAGTGATCACCAGCATTTCCCAGCAAACCAACCTGCTGGCCCTGAACGCTGCAATCGAGGCCGCCCGCGCCGGTGAAGCCGGACGCGGCTTCGCGGTGGTGGCCGATGAAGTGCGCAACCTGGCGCACCGCACTCAGGATTCGGCGCAGCAAGTGAAGAAGATGATCGAAGAGTTGCAAGTCGGCGCACGGGAAGCGGTGGTGACCATGACCGACAGCCAGCGCCAGAGCGAAAGCAGCGTCGGCATCGCCAACCAGGCCGGCGAACGCCTGGGCAGCGTGACCCAGCGCATCGGTGAAATCGATGGCATGAACCAGTCCGTCGCCACCGCCACCGAAGAACAGACCGCTGTGGTGGAGTCGATCAACGTCGACATCACCGAGATCAACACCCTGAACCAGGAAGGCGTGGAAAACCTGCAAGCCACCTTGCGCGCCTGTGCCGACCTCGAACAGCAAGCGGCGCGGTTGAAGCAGTTGGTGGGTAGTTTCAGGATCTAA
- a CDS encoding type II toxin-antitoxin system Phd/YefM family antitoxin — protein sequence MKLSSQIKPISYLKSHAAEIVKTITESREPLVITQNGEAKLVVMDVKSFEEQEETMALLKLLAIGNREIEEGNFRDAEDVFAELDRADLK from the coding sequence ATGAAGCTGTCATCCCAGATCAAACCCATCAGCTATTTGAAAAGCCACGCCGCTGAAATCGTAAAGACCATCACCGAGAGCCGGGAGCCTTTAGTCATTACCCAAAACGGTGAAGCCAAGCTGGTCGTCATGGATGTCAAAAGCTTTGAAGAGCAAGAAGAGACCATGGCGTTACTAAAGCTGCTGGCTATCGGCAACCGGGAAATCGAAGAGGGTAATTTTCGGGATGCTGAGGACGTTTTCGCTGAGCTAGACCGGGCTGACCTCAAGTGA
- a CDS encoding type II toxin-antitoxin system RelE/ParE family toxin, with translation MSLKIVILQSAETDLTELRTYLIGRFAPQTWQSTYTGLKAAIRHLATLPYSGSIPEEIERLNLGQYRQALSGMNRIIYEVRGQTLYIHIICDSRRSLPALLMKRLLRSSA, from the coding sequence GTGAGTTTGAAGATTGTCATTCTTCAATCGGCTGAAACCGATCTCACAGAGCTTCGCACCTATTTGATCGGGCGCTTCGCCCCTCAAACATGGCAAAGCACCTATACCGGCCTGAAAGCAGCTATCCGTCATCTGGCAACCCTGCCCTATTCAGGATCCATTCCTGAAGAGATAGAAAGGCTCAATCTCGGTCAGTATCGGCAGGCCCTTTCAGGAATGAACAGGATAATCTATGAAGTGCGAGGCCAAACGCTCTACATCCATATCATCTGTGACAGTCGCAGGAGCTTGCCCGCACTGCTGATGAAACGCCTGCTTCGAAGCAGCGCTTGA
- a CDS encoding DUF924 family protein — translation MAQPWQPLLEWWFGSASTPDEIAADKGKLWFGKRHDRQARERFGDQVEQALAGGLTDWAQHPEGWLALVLLLDQFPRMIFRDTPKAFSGDLRAQSLVAQGLAAGFDRQLKPIQRVFIYLVLEHCENLAVQNEAVSRFIDLVREQPEAQRAVFEDNLDYAERHQKIIARFGRFPHRNAMLGRESTAEEMEFLGKPGSRF, via the coding sequence ATGGCCCAGCCCTGGCAGCCGTTGCTCGAATGGTGGTTTGGTTCAGCCAGCACACCGGACGAAATAGCCGCTGACAAGGGCAAGCTGTGGTTCGGCAAGCGCCATGATCGCCAGGCGCGCGAGCGCTTTGGCGATCAGGTCGAGCAGGCCTTGGCCGGCGGATTGACCGACTGGGCGCAACACCCGGAAGGTTGGCTGGCCCTGGTGCTGCTGCTCGATCAATTTCCGCGAATGATCTTTCGCGACACCCCCAAGGCCTTTTCCGGTGACCTGCGCGCCCAATCGCTGGTTGCCCAAGGCCTGGCAGCCGGGTTCGACCGACAGCTCAAACCCATCCAGCGCGTATTCATCTATTTGGTGCTTGAACACTGCGAAAACCTGGCGGTGCAGAACGAAGCCGTGTCACGGTTCATCGACCTGGTCCGGGAACAGCCCGAGGCGCAGCGTGCGGTGTTTGAAGACAACCTGGATTATGCCGAGCGGCATCAGAAAATCATTGCCCGGTTTGGACGCTTTCCCCATCGCAATGCGATGCTGGGGCGCGAGTCCACGGCTGAGGAGATGGAGTTCCTGGGTAAACCTGGGTCCCGTTTTTAG
- a CDS encoding class 1 fructose-bisphosphatase, with translation MSRVTLSRYLIEQTRSNNTPADLRFLIEVVARACKEISHAVSKGALGGVLGSMGTENVQGEVQKKLDVLSNEILLEANEWGGHLAGMASEEMDNAYQIPGKYPKGAYLLVFDPLDGSSNIDINAPVGTIFSVLRCPNEYLSQNEALNEKAFLQPGTEQVAAGYAIYGPQTMLVLTLGHGVKGFTLDREMGSFVLTHEDITIPETTQEFAINMSNQRHWEAPVKRYVEELLAGEEGPLKKNYNMRWVAAMVADVHRILTRGGLFMYPRDSREPSKPGKLRLMYEANPMSFLVEQAGGASTDGHQRILDIQPEGLHQRVAVFLGSKEEVARATAYHKE, from the coding sequence ATGTCCCGCGTTACCTTGAGTCGCTATTTGATTGAGCAGACCCGTAGCAACAACACCCCTGCCGATCTGCGCTTTCTGATCGAAGTGGTGGCGCGTGCATGCAAGGAGATCAGCCACGCCGTATCCAAAGGCGCATTGGGTGGCGTCCTGGGCAGCATGGGCACCGAGAACGTGCAGGGCGAAGTGCAGAAGAAGCTCGACGTGCTTTCCAACGAAATCCTGCTCGAAGCCAACGAATGGGGCGGTCACCTGGCCGGCATGGCGTCCGAGGAAATGGACAACGCGTACCAGATCCCAGGCAAATACCCTAAAGGTGCCTACCTGCTGGTATTCGATCCATTGGACGGTTCGTCGAACATCGACATCAACGCGCCGGTCGGCACCATCTTCTCGGTACTGCGTTGCCCAAACGAATACCTGAGCCAGAACGAAGCCTTGAATGAAAAGGCCTTTTTGCAGCCAGGCACCGAGCAGGTCGCTGCCGGTTACGCCATCTACGGCCCTCAAACCATGCTGGTGTTGACCCTGGGCCACGGCGTCAAGGGTTTTACCCTGGACCGCGAAATGGGCAGCTTCGTATTGACCCACGAAGACATCACCATTCCTGAAACCACTCAGGAATTCGCCATCAACATGTCCAACCAGCGTCACTGGGAAGCTCCGGTAAAACGCTACGTCGAAGAATTGCTGGCGGGCGAAGAAGGTCCGCTGAAGAAGAACTACAACATGCGCTGGGTTGCGGCGATGGTTGCCGATGTGCACCGTATCCTGACCCGTGGTGGGTTGTTCATGTACCCACGCGACAGCCGCGAGCCATCCAAGCCAGGCAAGCTGCGCCTGATGTACGAAGCCAACCCGATGTCGTTCCTGGTTGAACAGGCCGGCGGTGCTTCCACCGACGGTCACCAGCGCATCCTCGACATCCAGCCCGAAGGCCTGCACCAGCGTGTCGCCGTGTTCCTCGGCTCGAAGGAAGAAGTGGCACGCGCAACGGCTTACCACAAGGAATAA
- a CDS encoding DUF3999 domain-containing protein, giving the protein MLSRIGLGVVGLWVTMTATAQEQPADFTHQVPLSLSGEGPWYRLPLPLDVQLQARQTDLSDLRVFNAAGQAQAYALVRESAQSRENRTLTNVKWFPLYNAADDNERAPSVRVQSNANGTLVEVQPSSRLEAGEEELRGWLLDASAIKAPLQQLVLDWTSERDGFQRFTIEASDDLQHWQSWGEGQVARLTFADERVEQHEVELPGQSARYLRLLWDSPASAPVLTSAQLHSASRESLPLPLVWSQPLAGSTVKGGEYAWQLPMGLNIEQVQVELSQANSLAPVTLAGRRESSLPWQPMGSGLLYRLTQNGQDVLQNQLQLSGQTVQQLKLTVDERGGGLGAEAPALRFAVRPTQVVFLARGEGPFSLALGSATVKAASLPLTTLVPDYKPSRLATLGTATVSGTATSTPATAAVTTPATVDTNWKKIGLWAVLLLSVLFLAAMAFSLLRKPPVKS; this is encoded by the coding sequence ATGTTGAGTCGCATCGGGCTGGGAGTGGTCGGGTTGTGGGTGACAATGACGGCTACGGCCCAGGAGCAGCCGGCGGATTTCACCCATCAGGTGCCGTTGTCCTTGAGCGGCGAGGGGCCGTGGTATCGCCTGCCATTGCCGCTGGACGTTCAGTTGCAAGCGCGGCAGACCGACCTGAGCGACTTGCGGGTTTTCAACGCCGCTGGGCAGGCCCAGGCCTACGCCTTGGTTCGCGAGTCGGCCCAGAGCCGGGAAAACCGTACCCTTACAAACGTGAAGTGGTTTCCGTTGTACAACGCCGCCGATGACAACGAGCGCGCCCCCAGCGTCCGGGTGCAATCGAATGCCAATGGCACCTTGGTGGAAGTCCAGCCCTCCAGCCGGCTCGAGGCGGGGGAGGAAGAGTTGCGTGGCTGGTTGCTGGACGCCAGCGCGATCAAGGCACCGTTGCAGCAATTGGTCCTGGACTGGACCAGCGAACGCGACGGCTTCCAGCGCTTCACCATCGAGGCCAGCGACGACTTGCAACACTGGCAGTCGTGGGGCGAAGGACAGGTGGCGCGCTTGACCTTCGCCGACGAGCGGGTCGAACAGCATGAGGTGGAGCTGCCAGGGCAATCGGCGCGTTATCTGCGGTTGTTGTGGGATTCTCCGGCCTCCGCGCCGGTGCTGACTTCGGCCCAGTTGCACAGCGCCAGCCGCGAAAGCCTGCCGTTGCCGTTGGTCTGGTCGCAGCCGTTGGCGGGCAGTACGGTGAAGGGGGGTGAATACGCCTGGCAGTTGCCCATGGGCCTGAATATCGAGCAGGTGCAAGTCGAGTTGAGCCAGGCCAACAGCCTCGCGCCGGTGACCCTGGCCGGACGCCGTGAAAGCAGCCTTCCCTGGCAGCCGATGGGCAGTGGCTTGCTGTATCGCCTGACCCAGAACGGCCAAGACGTGCTGCAAAACCAGTTGCAGTTGTCCGGCCAGACCGTCCAGCAATTGAAGCTCACGGTAGACGAGCGTGGCGGCGGCCTCGGTGCCGAAGCCCCAGCCCTGCGCTTTGCCGTGCGTCCGACCCAGGTGGTGTTCCTGGCGCGCGGCGAAGGGCCTTTCAGCCTCGCCTTGGGCAGTGCGACGGTGAAAGCGGCGAGCTTGCCGCTGACAACCCTGGTGCCCGACTACAAACCGTCGCGCCTGGCGACGCTGGGCACGGCGACGGTGAGCGGCACGGCCACTTCGACACCGGCGACGGCAGCCGTAACCACGCCTGCCACGGTGGATACCAACTGGAAGAAGATCGGTTTGTGGGCCGTGCTGCTGCTCAGCGTGCTGTTTCTTGCGGCAATGGCGTTCAGCTTGCTGCGCAAGCCGCCGGTCAAATCCTAA